The Myroides phaeus DNA segment TTGAAACAGAAAACATCAATGAACGCCAAGGAGACAAAAACTTTATGGCACAAGCAGAGTGGACACGCTTTGTAACTGATAAATACTCTTTTTTATTAAAAGGGAAGTTTGCTTATGATTTGATGCATTATAAATCTCGTAAAACAGTAGGTTTTGAAGGGGAAGAGGTTACGTATAACCCACAATTCGACAATACTTTTTACCAACAAGACTGGTATATATCGGCAGCTCACCTTTACAAAATAACCGATATTTGGGAGGTATCTTTGGCTACTGACATTCAATACAACAAACTAAATGCTACGCGAAAAGGACAAGGAACATTGTTTTCTTATCCTGAGAGATATACTTTCTTGACATCATTAGCCACATCTGTTAATCTTGGAAAGGTAAAAGCTCAAGGGAATATTCTTGGAACATTCACTAAAGAAAAAGTACGCCATAACCTACAAGCTCCTGACCGTTCTGTGTGGGCTCCTTCTCTATTCTTGAGCTACAAACCTTGGGATAGTGAAGACTTTATAGTTCACGCTTTCTATAAATACATCTTTAGGCTACCTACTTTCAACGATTTGTATTATACACAATTGGGAACGTCTAATTTACGACCTGAAGTATCAAGACAATTCAACGTAGGTTTTACTTATAGCAAACCATTAAACACACGTTTCTTTGATGAAGTACATTTATCTGTAGAGTCTTATTATGCGAATATCACAGATAAAATCATTGCTTCTCCTACCTCAAGTATGATGCGTTGGATGATGACAAACTTAGGTAAGGTTGAAAACTACGGTATTGAATCTTCGGCAGGAACAACAGTTAATATTATAGACGACCTAACACTTGGTGTAAATCTAACGTACGAATATACCGTTGCTAAAGACAAAAGTACTACCCTATTTGGACAACCTTCGTATTATGGTGACCAAATTCCTTATGCTCCTTGGCATTCAGGGTCTTCAATTGTGTCATTAGACTATAAAGATTGGGCATTTAACTATAGCTTTATCTATGTTGGAAAACGTTATAACGGTAATAAAAACAATATTAAACGCAATGAGATACAACCTTGGTACACACACGATTTATCATTGCAAAAAAGCTTTAAATGGAATAACTACCGTTTTAAAGCATCTATAGAAGCTAACAATATAGCGAATCAATATTATGAAGTTGTAACTAACTTCCCTATGCCAGGGCGCAACTTTCGTTTTACTTTAAACTTTGAATTATGAGATTAAAAAATATATACTTACTCCTTTTTTCTTTGATTCTATTAACGAGTTGTAGAAAAGATGAAATGATATTCTTATCGGACAGCTCTACTGTTTCTATCCCTACTCCTTCAGACCAATACAGAGGTTTCTATCTGTTAAACGAAGGGAATATGGGGATGAATAGAGCTTCAATTGACTTATTTGAATATGATAGTGGAGTTTATACACGAGATATATTTTCTGAGAGAAACCCTAACATTACTAAAGAATTAGGAGATGTTGGAAATGACATCCAAATCTATGGTAAGAAGGTTTATGCTACGATAAACGTTTCAAACTTTGTAGAAGTATTTGATGTTGAAACAGGAAAACATATCAAACAAATTCACGTTCCAAATTGTCGTTATTTAAAATTTAAAGACGGTAAGGCTTACGTGAGTTCTTATTCGGGAAAAGTTGAAATCAACCCGAATGCAGAAATTGGCTTTGTTGCTGAAATAGACACTTTATCCTTAGAGGTTACACGTAAAGTAGTGGTAGGTTACCAACCTGAGGAAATGGTTATAAAAGGCAATAAACTATATGTAGCTAACTCTGGTGGATATAGAGTACCAAACTATGACACTACTGTATCTGTAGTAGATTTAACTACGTTTACTGAAATCAAAAAAATAGATGTAGGAATTAACTTACACCGTATGCAAATGGACCGCAATGGTGATATATACGTAAGCTCACGTGGTGATTACTACAATGAAGAACCAAGTTTATATGTAATTGACTCTAATACAGACAAAGTCAAACAAAAGTTAGACATCCCTATTTCTAATATGACAATTGATGATGATAAATTGTATTATTACGCAACGTCATATAAACACAATACGGGTCAGAATACTATTTCATATGGTATTTTAAATACAAATACGAAGCAAATTATCACAGATAACATTATAACGGATGGGACAGATAGACAAATATTAATCCCTTATGGAATTGCAGTAAACCCAGAAACTAAGGATATATATATGACAGATGCCCAAGATTATGTGGGTACTGGATTTGTATATTGTTATTCCCCTGAAGGAAAACTAAAATGGCGAACTACTGGAGGTAATATACCTGCACACTTTGCCTTTATTAAAAAATAAACCAACTTATATAAATTATGAAAAAAAAGTATTTAAGATTATCCTCATTAGCTGCAATATGCCTTGGAGGTTTATTCTTTTTTAGTTGTTCAAATGACGATGGAACTCCTTTTACAGTAGCTCCAGAAAAACCAGTTATTCCAGTAGAATCTTCTGATTTAAAACTATCTGGAGAATATGCCACAGACCGAAGTCAATCAATTGCGATTATTCCTAATCTTGAAAAATTCACTTCACCAAAAGTAACGTGGAAAGTTATTGGTTTCAATAATATAGCTAAAGACTCAGTTATCAGTAATGATAATGACTTATATTTTGTTACTTTAAAAGAAGGACGTTATAATCTAATCGTACAAGTACAAGACGATAATAACCAAATAACTCACAGTTTTGATATTAAAATAGAGAAAGAAAAAGAAGCTTATAAAAATCATATTTTTAAAATATATGATTTCTTACCTTCATATGGGCAGTTTACAAATAAATTACCTAAATACGAAGAGGGAGATACTAAAGAAATAATGATTGAAAAAGCGGAAAAAGCAATCGCTGTACCAAAACCAAGTATGATTAGCTTAGGTGGTTTTGGTGGTTATGTTGTATTTGGTTTTGATCACACAGTTGTAAATGTACCAGGAAAACGAGATTTTAGAGTTTTAGGAAATGCTTTTTGGGCAAATGCAAACCCTAATGCAGGTGCAAGTGGAAGAGGTGGTAGTTGTGAACCAGGTGTGATAATGGTTGCTTATGATAAAAATGGTAATGGTGTTCCTGATGAAGATGAATGGTATGAAATCGCAGGAAGTGAGCACTCAAAACCAAAAACAGTAAAGGATTATGAAATCACTTTCTATAGACCTGAAGCGAATAAAGAACCTGTAAAAGATCCGGCTCTTACTTGGGCTACAGATTTAGAGTATATGAGATGGGAAGATAATCAAGGGAACAAAGGGTATAAACCCAAGAATACTTTCCATCAGCAAAGCTATTTCCCAGAATGGGTAAAAGATGATAAGATCACTTTTAAAGGGACCTTATTGCCAAATAATGCAATTGATGAGAGTGGTCAAGGAAATTATTGGGTATTATATAGCTTTGATTATGGATATGCTGATAATGCTCCGAATAAAGATGACGAATCAGCAATTGATATTTCTTGGGCAGTAGATAAAGATGGTAAAAAAGTAAACTTACCAGGAATTGATTTTATTAAAGTTTACACTGGATTAAATCAAGAAGCTGGCTGGTTAGGAGAAACTTCTACTGAAGTAAGTGGTGCTATTGACTTACATTTAGAAGGAACTTCTATTCCTACAAGATAGAAAAACAAAAACAAACTAATTTATGTTATTAAAAAGTAAAATAATACTTAGCTTATCACTTGTTGTCCTTGCAACAAGTGGTTGCTCAAGTAGTGATGATTCAAACAACACTATTCTTCCTCCAACAGATCCTTCTGTACCAATTAATCCTACAGCTCCTGTCACAAACTTTAGTCACGTTACTAAAGTGTTTGAATTTAAACCTGCTTACGGGCAATTTACAAACAAATTACCTAAATATGAACCTGGAGATACAGAGCAGGATATGATAAAAAAGGCATTGAATTATGTCTCAGGTAAAAACCCTTCTGTAGTAAGCTTAGGTGCATTCGGTGGTTATATTGTTGTAGGGTTTGATTCTCCTATCTTAAATGTAGAAGGCTTTCGCGATTTTAGAGTTTTAGGAAACGCTTTTGAAAATAACGCTGAACCAGGAATAATTATGGTAGCTTATGACAAAAATGGAGATGGAATTCCTAATGAAGATGAGTGGTATGAAATTAAAGGAAGTGGACATTCATTAATGGGTACGATCCAGAATTACGAAATTACATACTATAAACCTGAAAAAGATAAAGATAATAAAACAGGGGACTTCGAGGAATATGTAGAATGGTCGGACAACCAAGGAAATAAGGGGTGGAAACCAAAACTAAACTATCATACACAAAGTTATTTCCCTGAATGGGTAAAGGAACAATCTATATCTTTTAAAGGGACTAAACTTCCCGATCACGCGATTCAAGGAACTAATAGTCACTGGAAATTACCTTCTTATGAGTACGGATATGCAGATAATCTACCTAATGATAATAAAAATAGCACCATAGATATTAGTTGGGCTGTTGATAAAAAAGGTAATCCTGTAAAATTACCACATATAAATTTTATAAAAGTATATACTGGAGTAAGTCAACAAGCAGGATGGTTAGGAGAAGTGTCTACCGAATTTGGTGGAATAGTAAACTTACATTCTACCAAAGAATTTATCCCAAACAAATAAAACAAAAAGCCTTAGTATTTACACTAAGGCTTTTTTGTTAAAAAATGTCACTATTTTTAATAAAAATGAAATGACACGTATTGTATTTTTGTTTTAAATACTAAATTTTAAAAATATTAACCAAAAAAATTACTAATTTTGCACCATTAAAATACACATACAAAATTTATTTACGATGAAAAACAGATTCTTACGCACGAGTTTCTTATTCTTTTTAGGACTAAGCTTAACTGCACCACTTGTAACAAGTTGTTCTAACGATGATTCAGCGAATACTACTATTGAAATTCATGACACTAAATTAAAACAAGACGCAAGAAAGCCTTTTACAATTGATCCTAAAATTGATCCTACAAATACACAATTTTCTTGGTTTGATAATACTACTCAAAAGGTAATCTCTAATGCTCCAGTTTTAGAATATCAAATTAACAAAGCTGGAACTCATAGAATTGCACTTAAAACAACTAAAGCGGGTGTGGTTGAAATGTATTCTTATACAACAACAGTAGCTTATACTAAAGAACTACATAGTACTTTAGATTTATCAAAAATAGAATTAACACTTCCTACAGTAGATGGCTCTATTTGGAGTAATACATTTACAGCAAATACAAAACTTGAAACTTCTCCTTTTATTTTCAACCACTTAGTTTCTAATTATGACGGAGTAAACTATTGGTCAGGATTTACTGTTTCTAATAGTACAGATAAGAAAAATCAAAAAGAAGCTTTTGCTACTAATATGTATGGTACAATGGCTGAAACTGTAAGTAGAAATAAAGAGGGAAAAACAATCAACAATCCTTTTATCGTTGCAAATACTCAAACAGTACCTGCTGATATTAAAAAAGGAACTGTAATTGACATTGATAATACACTAACAGTAATTGAATTAACAGATGCTAAAGATTTAGCTCAAAAATTTATACCAGAGGAAATGTTTATTGCAATTAATCCTTATACTTATTACTCAGTAACTAAAGGTGATGGATTTGGTAAGAAATTTAAAGAAGGTGACTTTTACAACATTCATATTTTTGCTTTAAATGAAAATAAAGAAGTGATTAATGAAAAACCAATCGTAAAATACTTAGTTGATTTCACTAAAAAAGTAGAAGCAATTGATACAACTTGGCAATCAATTGATCTTGCAGAACTTGGAGAAGCTAAATATTTAGTATTCTACGCTGATTCTTCTGATAAAGGAGATTACGGAATCAATACCCCTGCTTACTTTACAATAAACAAATTAGTAGCTCATAAATTACCTAAAAAATAATTTAAGCAACAATCAAAATAAAAAAGCAATCTATTATAGATTGCTTTTTTCATTTCTATACTCCTCTATCACTTTACTTATACCCCATATTCAAGATGTTTATAATTTAATTTACTAAGTAAAAAACTTGTTGATAAAATAATATATTTGCGCAATGACCTATAATAGCATTAGTTCTATTCTGTCATATAACAAAAAAACTATCACTCTAAATATGATAGCCAACAAACAATAAATTATTCAACAAACGTGAAAAAACATTTTTTAAAACTAAGTTCTTTCCTTTTCATAGGATTAACTTTATTAACATCTACAACATTTACAAGTTGCTCTAACGATGATAGTGCTCCTTATTCAACACCAACCTTTAATGGAAGTGTTCAAGCAATAACTTTTGAAGAGGTAACCATTAATCCTGAAGTTAATAATGTAAATGCTATTTACAAATGGACTAATAATACAACGCAACAAGTACTGTCATCACAACAAGTACTTAAACATACCTTTAATAAACCAGGTACTTATAACTTAGTGTTATCTGAACAAAATGGTAATTCGTATAAATATTATACTTATGAGGTAGTAGTTACTAAAAGCTATGATTACAATTATGTAAAATTAGATCTATCTGATTTTAACTTATCCGATGGACAAGTAACTACAGGGGGTAAAATATGGAAGGACACCTATACAGAAGATGCTGTTTTAAAAAGTGGAATCTTTAACTTTAAACACCTTGGTTTCCCTGATTACTACACTTGGATGGGGTTCACAGTATCGAACAGTACTGATAATAGCAATCAATTAAAAGGAGATGGCTGGTTAGAAAACCAATGGGGAACTATGCCACAAGGTGGTGTAGCAGGAAAAGGAACGCCTTTCTTAGTATCTTATGCAGATCATAAACCCAATGTAAAACTGTTAGATCCAAGCAAACCCTTTGCTGTTGATAGATTCTCTTCTGTTGTTACATTAGAAGATGACAACAATGAATACAACGCTGTTAGTGCAGACTTCGCTATTAGTCCTTGGCCATACTATGGTATCTTAGAAGGAGACGCTTATGCAAGTGCTTTCAAAAAAGGTGATTTCTTTGCTATTCATATCTATGGTGCAGATGAAAATAAAAAGCTTACATCTGAACAACCAGTAACGCATTACTTTGTAGACTTCAGAGACGGTATAAATGAAATTAATACAAATTGGAACACTGTAGACCTTTCTCCTTTAGGAAAAGTAAAATACTTAGTATTCTTCTTAGAAACAACCGATAAAGGTAAAAATGGTCCTAATACCGCTTTATACTTTACAATGGACAATCTAATCGTAAACAAGATCGATAAATAATAAACAAAAGGGTATTCTAATTGAATACCCTTTTTTAATTCTTACAAACAAAAAAAGCATCAATCCAAACGGATTAATGCTTCTCTATTACTAAATAAAATAATTATACCACATAAAAAAAGCTCTCCCGCACTAGGAAAGCTTTTCATTGGTCTAACTACTAAACCTTAGTGCTTACGCACTTAACAACACAACTAAATTTTAAGTCCTCAAATAAGTAATTATTAGAGGGCAAAAAAAGCCTCTCAACTACGTGAGAGGCTCCTTTTTTACTGGCGGTCTGGACGGGACTCGAACCCGCGACCCCATGCGTGACAGGCATGTATTCTAACCAACTGAACTACCAAACCAGTTATTTAATGTTTTAAAGCATTGCTTTCTTAACGGTGACAAAGATAACTCTTTTTTTTAAACTTCAAAACTTTTTTTTAATTTTTTTTTGAAGTCTCTTTTTTTAAAGAGTGGATTGAAAAGTGTCTCTTTTTAAAGAGACACTTACTCTCTCCTTTTGCGGTCTGGACGGGACTCGAACCCGCGACCCCATGCGTGACAGGCATGTATTCTAACCAACTGAACTACCAAACCTTTGTCGTTATTGCTGTAATGCGATGCAAATATACAACCATTTTCTACACTTGCAAATCCTGGAAACAAAAAAAATCGTTTTTTTTCTTACAAAAAGCGAACCAATCTGAATATCAGTAAGATAAAAACGAAACTTTTTTTGTTTTTTTTTATTACAAAACTTGCAACAACTCTAAAAAACACAAAAACTCAATAAACATCAAGGGTTACAGACACCCTTTTTCAAAAAAAAAGCCCTCGAAATACGAGGGCTTTTAATTTTATAGTTCATTATCTGACTAAAATAATGCTTCAATTGCATCAACATATGTCTTTTTAGGAGCAACTCCTACTTGGCGACCTACTACTTCACCATCTTTAAAGATTAATACAGTAGGGATATTTCTAATTCCGTATTTAGCAGCGAACTCTTGATTTGCATCAACGTCCACTTTTCCTACTACAGCTTTCCCTTCCATTTCTGTACTAATTTCTTCTACAACTGGTCCTAACATTTTACAAGGTCCACACCATACTGCCCAAAAGTCAACCATTACTGGTTTCTCTGATTTTAATACTACTTCTTCAAAAGTAGCATCTGTTATCTCTAATGCCATTTCTTTTCTTTTTATGTTATATCAACAAACTTAATAAAATAATTATACTTATATAAGTGTCTGTAATTATTTTTCTCTATCAATCAATTACTAAAACTAATTCAATTGAAATTTTACTTGTATTCTTTCTAAATCCTCTAATAACTCCGCAGTGATATCTACACGCGAATTTCTACTATTCATCTCTACTTTATTAACGATGCGATATTCTTCTCGCTCTGGCACTATTTCTATTGCGTCCATATCCATTTCAACATCTAAATCATCATCACTAATATTAGGTAATGCTACTGGCACTATTGGTGTCTCTGCCGCTACAATTACCTTTTCTAATTCAACCACTTCAAAATTTACAAACTTATCTCCAGGGTGTTTGTCTAAAACACCTTTTAAACGCTCTATTTGCTCTTTATATATATCACGTATATTCATTAAAATAGTAAGATCTTTAGCAAATGTTGGAATTACCTCGTGCAACAACTTCATTTCTAAAAACTGAATTCGTGGCTCTGACTTTTCTCCTGTATCTTTTCTAATCCACCCTTCTTTAATCATCAGCTTCACATAAACAAAAGTATTAGCCAACAAGAAATGTCTAAGTTTTAAAAACTCTTCATTAAACATTCTAAACTCATAACTCTCGTCATATCCTTCAATAGTAAACATAGCCCAATCTTTCCCCTTTGCAGAGGTTCTAAATTGAACATCACTTATCATACCTCCAAATGTAACCGTACGTCCTGTCAACTTCTCTAAATTGCTTAATTGGTCTAACGTTATATTACAGAAATA contains these protein-coding regions:
- the trxA gene encoding thioredoxin, yielding MALEITDATFEEVVLKSEKPVMVDFWAVWCGPCKMLGPVVEEISTEMEGKAVVGKVDVDANQEFAAKYGIRNIPTVLIFKDGEVVGRQVGVAPKKTYVDAIEALF
- a CDS encoding PKD domain-containing protein — encoded protein: MLLKSKIILSLSLVVLATSGCSSSDDSNNTILPPTDPSVPINPTAPVTNFSHVTKVFEFKPAYGQFTNKLPKYEPGDTEQDMIKKALNYVSGKNPSVVSLGAFGGYIVVGFDSPILNVEGFRDFRVLGNAFENNAEPGIIMVAYDKNGDGIPNEDEWYEIKGSGHSLMGTIQNYEITYYKPEKDKDNKTGDFEEYVEWSDNQGNKGWKPKLNYHTQSYFPEWVKEQSISFKGTKLPDHAIQGTNSHWKLPSYEYGYADNLPNDNKNSTIDISWAVDKKGNPVKLPHINFIKVYTGVSQQAGWLGEVSTEFGGIVNLHSTKEFIPNK
- a CDS encoding DUF4465 domain-containing protein, translated to MKNRFLRTSFLFFLGLSLTAPLVTSCSNDDSANTTIEIHDTKLKQDARKPFTIDPKIDPTNTQFSWFDNTTQKVISNAPVLEYQINKAGTHRIALKTTKAGVVEMYSYTTTVAYTKELHSTLDLSKIELTLPTVDGSIWSNTFTANTKLETSPFIFNHLVSNYDGVNYWSGFTVSNSTDKKNQKEAFATNMYGTMAETVSRNKEGKTINNPFIVANTQTVPADIKKGTVIDIDNTLTVIELTDAKDLAQKFIPEEMFIAINPYTYYSVTKGDGFGKKFKEGDFYNIHIFALNENKEVINEKPIVKYLVDFTKKVEAIDTTWQSIDLAELGEAKYLVFYADSSDKGDYGINTPAYFTINKLVAHKLPKK
- a CDS encoding TonB-dependent receptor — translated: MNLKLLPLGICCLIGTSLFAQQKQDTITSLNEIVIEKEVFKDLIPVQTLQGEQLERLNSHSVADALRYFAGIKIKDYGGMGGLKTVDVRNMGTHHVGVFYNGVQIGNAQNGIVDLGKFSLDNVEAVKLYNGQRSAIFQSAKEYASASTVYIQTKKPVFKEGKDYNFSAKYKAGSIQLVNPSVRTEYKVNDNVSTSISAEYIYSNGDYKFRQKKLNIDGSVAYDTIGHRLNSDIEAYRIENAWYGKNDKNTWQANVYYYQSDRGLPGAVIKKSDTTIETENINERQGDKNFMAQAEWTRFVTDKYSFLLKGKFAYDLMHYKSRKTVGFEGEEVTYNPQFDNTFYQQDWYISAAHLYKITDIWEVSLATDIQYNKLNATRKGQGTLFSYPERYTFLTSLATSVNLGKVKAQGNILGTFTKEKVRHNLQAPDRSVWAPSLFLSYKPWDSEDFIVHAFYKYIFRLPTFNDLYYTQLGTSNLRPEVSRQFNVGFTYSKPLNTRFFDEVHLSVESYYANITDKIIASPTSSMMRWMMTNLGKVENYGIESSAGTTVNIIDDLTLGVNLTYEYTVAKDKSTTLFGQPSYYGDQIPYAPWHSGSSIVSLDYKDWAFNYSFIYVGKRYNGNKNNIKRNEIQPWYTHDLSLQKSFKWNNYRFKASIEANNIANQYYEVVTNFPMPGRNFRFTLNFEL
- a CDS encoding YncE family protein — protein: MRLKNIYLLLFSLILLTSCRKDEMIFLSDSSTVSIPTPSDQYRGFYLLNEGNMGMNRASIDLFEYDSGVYTRDIFSERNPNITKELGDVGNDIQIYGKKVYATINVSNFVEVFDVETGKHIKQIHVPNCRYLKFKDGKAYVSSYSGKVEINPNAEIGFVAEIDTLSLEVTRKVVVGYQPEEMVIKGNKLYVANSGGYRVPNYDTTVSVVDLTTFTEIKKIDVGINLHRMQMDRNGDIYVSSRGDYYNEEPSLYVIDSNTDKVKQKLDIPISNMTIDDDKLYYYATSYKHNTGQNTISYGILNTNTKQIITDNIITDGTDRQILIPYGIAVNPETKDIYMTDAQDYVGTGFVYCYSPEGKLKWRTTGGNIPAHFAFIKK
- a CDS encoding cell surface protein, translated to MKKKYLRLSSLAAICLGGLFFFSCSNDDGTPFTVAPEKPVIPVESSDLKLSGEYATDRSQSIAIIPNLEKFTSPKVTWKVIGFNNIAKDSVISNDNDLYFVTLKEGRYNLIVQVQDDNNQITHSFDIKIEKEKEAYKNHIFKIYDFLPSYGQFTNKLPKYEEGDTKEIMIEKAEKAIAVPKPSMISLGGFGGYVVFGFDHTVVNVPGKRDFRVLGNAFWANANPNAGASGRGGSCEPGVIMVAYDKNGNGVPDEDEWYEIAGSEHSKPKTVKDYEITFYRPEANKEPVKDPALTWATDLEYMRWEDNQGNKGYKPKNTFHQQSYFPEWVKDDKITFKGTLLPNNAIDESGQGNYWVLYSFDYGYADNAPNKDDESAIDISWAVDKDGKKVNLPGIDFIKVYTGLNQEAGWLGETSTEVSGAIDLHLEGTSIPTR
- a CDS encoding DUF4465 domain-containing protein — its product is MKKHFLKLSSFLFIGLTLLTSTTFTSCSNDDSAPYSTPTFNGSVQAITFEEVTINPEVNNVNAIYKWTNNTTQQVLSSQQVLKHTFNKPGTYNLVLSEQNGNSYKYYTYEVVVTKSYDYNYVKLDLSDFNLSDGQVTTGGKIWKDTYTEDAVLKSGIFNFKHLGFPDYYTWMGFTVSNSTDNSNQLKGDGWLENQWGTMPQGGVAGKGTPFLVSYADHKPNVKLLDPSKPFAVDRFSSVVTLEDDNNEYNAVSADFAISPWPYYGILEGDAYASAFKKGDFFAIHIYGADENKKLTSEQPVTHYFVDFRDGINEINTNWNTVDLSPLGKVKYLVFFLETTDKGKNGPNTALYFTMDNLIVNKIDK